In Gammaproteobacteria bacterium, the genomic stretch CCGTCTTCTTATGGGGCGGCAGCCGTACCTCGAGTTCCTGCGCCAGGGCCTTCACTCCCTTGACCCGGCGCACGATTTGCTCGGATGCGCACTTCTCGGCAAAACTCTCGACGTGGCCTGTCAGAGTGACGACACCGCCAGTGACACTCACGCCGATGTGCGCGGCATCCACGCTCGGATCAAATTCCAGTTCGTCGATGACCCGCTGCTGCAGTTTCAAATCTTCAGACATTGCCAATCTCCGCCGGGTTTCATGGTTGAAGAATCGCCCATTGCCGAGGGGGACATTTTGATCCCGATCAAGAAATGGGCGGCGGCTTGACTTATTTCAAGGCGGGAAGATGCCCCGCCAGTTCATCGAGCGGCAGTTTGTTCAGATCCTTGGCGATTGCCGCCTTCACTTTTTTGCCCGCCGCGGCGCTCAGATGCCGGCGCAATTCACCCAGCGCATGCGGCGGCGCGAAAAGGATCAAGGCATCGTATGATTTTTGAGTGTCCGCCTCGTTCAGATGAGTCGCAACGCGCCGGAGAAAGGCATCCATGTTCTTGCGATGGGGATCATGGCGTGGTTCGATGGCATGGCGGGTGGCGTCTCCGCTCTCCTGCGCGCGTCCCGGCCGATCCGACCCCAGGTCGCGCGACAACAAATGCGCCTCCGGCGAGCCCAGCTCCGAGATTACCTCAAAGCC encodes the following:
- a CDS encoding host attachment protein; translated protein: MTRQQTTWIVMADGAYARIVKRKTENHGFEVISELGSPEAHLLSRDLGSDRPGRAQESGDATRHAIEPRHDPHRKNMDAFLRRVATHLNEADTQKSYDALILFAPPHALGELRRHLSAAAGKKVKAAIAKDLNKLPLDELAGHLPALK